The sequence CCGCGAACCAGCTCAGGAACATCGGGATTTTTCTTTTGCGGCATGATGGACGAGCCTGTGCAAAAGGCGTCCGGCATGTCAATAAAATCAAATTGCGCGCTGGTCCACAGGATCAGTTCCTCTGAAAAACGCGATAAATGCATCATGATCAGGCTGCCGGCAGCGCAAAACTCAATCGCAAAATCTCTGTCGCTGACCGAATCCAGAGAGTTGGCCGAGGGCCTTGAAAAATGCAGCAATTCGGCCGTCATGTGCCGGTCGATAGGGTAACTGGTACCGGCCAGTGCAGCAGCACCCAGGGGCATTACGTTAATTCGTTTGTAACAGTCCTGAAGTCTTTCCTGATCACGGCAGAGCATTTCAAACCAGGCCATCAGGTGATGCCCGAAAGTTATCGGTTGGGCGACTTGCAAATGAGTAAAGCCGGGCATGATGGTATCGGCTTCCTGTTCTGCCAGGTTTAACAACGCTCTCTGCAGCCGGGTCATTTCCTTGGCAATGTGTTCAACTTCGCTGCGAAGATACAAGCGGATATCGGTTGCGACCTGATCATTGCGGGAACGGCCGGTATGCAGTTTTTTTCCGGCAATACCGATCAGGTCTGTCAGCCGGGCTTCGATGTTCATGTGCACATCTTCCTGCTTGACGGACCAGTTGAATTGACCTTCGGCTATCTCGGTGCTGATTTTTTCCAGTCCGGAGAGGATGTCGTCACGTTCTTTATCGGTCAAGACGCCAATCTTGCAAAGCATCTTGGCGTGAGCCATAGAACCTTGTATGTCTTGTTGCGCCATCCGTTTATCGAAATCGACGGACGCGGTAAACACTTCGACAAATGCGTCAGTGGCTTCGGCAAAACGGGCGCTGGATAATTTCTCGGTATTAACGTTGGTCATGTCTTCTTGGCAAGGAAACTTAAAAACGCAAATTATACCGCTAATCCCACCAACTTCACCAAAACAGCTGAGTTCTTCCCAGTTTGAACTTTTAATGTGGCTTTGAGGGTAAGCGAATACCTTGCGATGAAGGCCGTAGATCCATCCGCTGGGGCTTGACGGCGCACCCCGACGGACATTCCCGTACCTTTAATAAAATCGAACGATTTTTCAGTATAAAAGGAGTAGTTCAAAGTAACCCGGCTCGATCGTGTCGATTCGCAAAAGTCAGTCTATATTTGTGGGGTAAGGATTGACCAATTTGGGAAAGGATTGAAGTGGATTGTTGATTGGCGTTTTAATGAATAGAGAAAAGCACTTACTGAAAATTCATGTATACGAACTGAAAATAGGCATGTTCGTTGCCCAGCTTGATATACCCTGGGAAAAGTCTCCCTTTCTTCTTCAAGGTTTTGATATCAAATCGCCTGCCGACATCAGTGCGGTTCAGCAGGTATGCGATTACGTGTACATCGATACATCAAGACAGAAAGATACCCATGGGGCTGTTTCAGATGAATTGAGTGTCAAGTTCAGCCTGTCTTTTGAAGGTGCTTTCGGCGCGGCAAAAAACACCTATCAAAGCACCAGTAATCTGGTCAAATCAGTAATGGATGATATTCGTTTTGGTAATCAGCTTAATGTCAATGCCGTCAAGTCACTGGTGAGTGATTGTGTCGATCGTGTATTGGAAAATCCCGATGCCATGATGTTATTGACACAACTGAAAAATAAAGACGAATACACATCGCAGCACAGTCTTAATGTCAGCATCATGTCCATTCTGCTGGGTCGGCATTTAAACTATTCGGTTGAAGACCTTAACAAGCTGGGCTTAAGCGGGTTGCTTCACGACATGGGTAAAATGAAAATTCCGCTGGAGATTCTTAATAAAGAGGGCAATTTAACCCCCGATGAATTTAAAGTGATGAGAACCCACGCCACGCATGGCCGGGATATTTTGATGTCGGCCAGAGAAATTTATCCGGGTGCAATTGATGTTGCGTATATGCATCATGAAAAGCTCGATGGCACTGGATATCCCATAGGGATTATGGATACGGGGATCTCGCAATTTGTCCGGATTGTGGCGATAGCGGATGTTTATGATGCCATCACCAGCGACAGAGTTTACCAAAAAGGAC comes from Methylicorpusculum oleiharenae and encodes:
- the argH gene encoding argininosuccinate lyase, which gives rise to MTNVNTEKLSSARFAEATDAFVEVFTASVDFDKRMAQQDIQGSMAHAKMLCKIGVLTDKERDDILSGLEKISTEIAEGQFNWSVKQEDVHMNIEARLTDLIGIAGKKLHTGRSRNDQVATDIRLYLRSEVEHIAKEMTRLQRALLNLAEQEADTIMPGFTHLQVAQPITFGHHLMAWFEMLCRDQERLQDCYKRINVMPLGAAALAGTSYPIDRHMTAELLHFSRPSANSLDSVSDRDFAIEFCAAGSLIMMHLSRFSEELILWTSAQFDFIDMPDAFCTGSSIMPQKKNPDVPELVRGKSGRVTGHLISLLMLMKSQPLAYNKDNQEDKEPLFDTVDTLINCLRAFADMVPHIKPKKASMYKAAKQGFATATDLADYLVRKGMAFRDAHEVVGQAVRLGITTQRDLSELDLAELQNFSPAIGEDVFQVLSLEGSVASRKHIGGTAPDTVRQAIHTARKALKHLDADPD
- a CDS encoding HD-GYP domain-containing protein — its product is MNREKHLLKIHVYELKIGMFVAQLDIPWEKSPFLLQGFDIKSPADISAVQQVCDYVYIDTSRQKDTHGAVSDELSVKFSLSFEGAFGAAKNTYQSTSNLVKSVMDDIRFGNQLNVNAVKSLVSDCVDRVLENPDAMMLLTQLKNKDEYTSQHSLNVSIMSILLGRHLNYSVEDLNKLGLSGLLHDMGKMKIPLEILNKEGNLTPDEFKVMRTHATHGRDILMSAREIYPGAIDVAYMHHEKLDGTGYPIGIMDTGISQFVRIVAIADVYDAITSDRVYQKGRLHLEAINTLTHNRKTHFDADLVIKFIDCIGIYPVGNPVEMTNGEVGVVIAGNSKQKTKPKVMMLLNAEKTEREALIIDLADPACVDSKGEAYRIYKVLHQNQYGLNLRDYFNDGKFLPAN